In Caproiciproducens sp. NJN-50, the following are encoded in one genomic region:
- the sdaAB gene encoding L-serine ammonia-lyase, iron-sulfur-dependent subunit beta, whose product MNLFDIMGPIMVGPSSSHTAGAVRIGLVTRKLLGEPVAEAEMLLHGSFAATGEGHGTDRALVAGLLGMKPDDERIPSSFAIAEEEGMKFHSGTVTLRNVHPNTAMLRVKGKSGKDLEVVASSLGGGRIRICRIDGIETNFSGDCPTLVVHNLDRPGHVAQVTTLLYQYSVNIAAMQLYRNVRGGYAVMVLECDQPIPAEPLASLEKEDGIIKVTYLNLDE is encoded by the coding sequence ATGAACCTTTTTGACATCATGGGCCCGATCATGGTCGGGCCGTCCAGCTCGCACACTGCGGGCGCAGTCCGCATCGGACTGGTAACCAGGAAGCTGCTGGGGGAACCTGTCGCGGAAGCAGAAATGCTGCTGCACGGATCTTTTGCCGCAACCGGAGAGGGACACGGCACGGACCGCGCATTGGTCGCCGGACTCCTTGGAATGAAGCCTGATGACGAAAGGATTCCTTCCAGTTTCGCGATTGCAGAAGAAGAAGGGATGAAATTTCATTCGGGAACAGTGACGCTGCGGAATGTTCACCCAAACACCGCAATGCTGCGCGTGAAGGGAAAAAGCGGAAAAGATCTGGAGGTTGTCGCCTCCTCGCTCGGCGGAGGCAGAATCCGCATCTGCCGCATTGACGGAATCGAGACGAATTTTTCCGGCGACTGCCCAACGCTGGTCGTCCACAACCTGGACCGGCCGGGGCATGTGGCGCAGGTAACGACGCTTTTATATCAATACTCGGTGAACATCGCCGCCATGCAGCTTTACCGGAACGTGAGGGGAGGGTACGCGGTCATGGTGCTGGAATGCGACCAGCCGATTCCCGCCGAGCCGCTCGCGTCGCTTGAGAAGGAAGACGGCATTATCAAGGTGACCTATTTAAATCTGGACGAATAG
- a CDS encoding putative heavy metal-binding protein, translated as MICTTTPAIDGRRILEYKGIVFGEVISGVDFIKDFAAGLSNFFGGRSGTYEEELIRARENAISEMERRAENLGANAVVGVKLDYEVLGANNGMLMVTASGTAVRLE; from the coding sequence ATGATCTGTACGACGACCCCCGCGATTGACGGCAGAAGAATACTGGAATATAAAGGGATTGTATTCGGAGAAGTGATCTCCGGTGTTGATTTTATCAAGGATTTCGCCGCGGGACTGTCGAATTTTTTCGGCGGACGTTCAGGCACCTATGAAGAGGAGCTGATCCGGGCGAGGGAAAACGCGATTTCCGAAATGGAGCGGAGAGCCGAAAATCTCGGAGCGAATGCCGTGGTCGGCGTCAAGCTGGATTATGAAGTGCTCGGCGCCAACAACGGCATGCTGATGGTAACGGCTTCCGGCACAGCCGTGAGGCTGGAATAA
- a CDS encoding M15 family metallopeptidase: MGNRRKRLKNFLFVFAAVVSIFVFFASCVITFLEVYSYRDSREETANVSAVSSAAASPSSSPPSGKVSSAAAGTAVTDENLLLVNYDHKLPDGYQPDLISVYGVQINRRAAAAYEKMNAAAASAGVSLWISSAYRSSEKQEELFQEEIDGYSKSYSSVGEAEAYAEKSVARPGYSEHATGLAMDLNGVRDDFDTTPAFQWLSEHAQDYGFVLRYPKDKQEITKIKYEPWHYRYVGVENAQVMKKKNLCLEEYLDFLQK, translated from the coding sequence ATGGGAAATCGAAGGAAAAGACTGAAGAATTTCCTTTTTGTTTTTGCGGCTGTGGTTTCGATTTTCGTTTTTTTTGCGTCTTGTGTTATTACGTTTTTGGAGGTTTATTCTTACCGTGACAGCAGGGAGGAGACGGCGAATGTCAGCGCGGTTTCCTCTGCTGCTGCTTCACCGTCATCCTCGCCGCCTTCCGGAAAGGTTTCCTCCGCTGCGGCGGGAACTGCGGTGACGGATGAAAATCTGCTTCTGGTCAATTACGACCATAAGCTTCCGGACGGCTACCAGCCGGACCTGATCTCGGTCTACGGAGTGCAGATCAACCGCCGGGCTGCCGCGGCGTATGAGAAAATGAATGCCGCCGCGGCCTCGGCCGGGGTATCCCTTTGGATTTCCTCCGCATACCGCAGCAGCGAAAAGCAGGAAGAATTGTTTCAGGAGGAAATCGATGGCTACTCAAAATCCTATTCTTCGGTTGGGGAAGCGGAGGCTTATGCGGAAAAGTCGGTCGCCCGGCCAGGGTACAGCGAGCACGCCACGGGCCTGGCGATGGATTTGAACGGCGTAAGGGATGATTTCGACACCACGCCGGCTTTTCAGTGGCTTTCGGAGCATGCGCAGGATTACGGCTTTGTCCTGCGTTATCCAAAGGATAAACAGGAGATCACAAAAATAAAATACGAGCCGTGGCATTACCGCTATGTGGGGGTCGAAAACGCGCAGGTGATGAAGAAAAAGAACCTCTGTCTGGAGGAATACCTCGATTTCCTGCAAAAATAG
- the gltX gene encoding glutamate--tRNA ligase, with protein MRQKVRTRFAPSPTGIMHVGNLRTALFEYLIAKSGGGDFILRIEDTDRERYVEGALDVIYHTLDQVGLKHDEGPDVGGGYGPYVQSERKELYRKYAERLVSEGKAYRCFCSKERLESLHESKEENGGGYDRHCRNLPEEEVQRLLAAGTPYVIRQKMPFEGSTTFHDVVYGPITIENEELEDQILLKSDGYPTYNFANVVDDHLMEITHVVRGSEYLSSTPKYNLLYEAFGWEVPTYVHLPLIMGKNADGSVSKLSKRHGSTGFQDLVEEGYLPRAIVNYIALLGWCPKDNRELFTLEELAENFSIDGISKSPAVFDYDKLLWFNGEIIRAMPQEEFLENAMPYFRSLFPQGDYRWDVLAGVLQPRVTKFSEIPGMIGFLKEQPDYPADYFINKKSKTNLENSAEMLTAAVRTLESLDGWSAEAIHDALIGLAQQLGVKNGTLLWPVRIAAAGALVTPGGAIEILCFLGREESLRRLDAGLEKLNKESA; from the coding sequence ATGCGGCAAAAAGTCAGGACGAGGTTTGCCCCCAGCCCGACCGGCATCATGCATGTCGGCAATCTGAGGACGGCGCTGTTTGAATATTTAATTGCAAAATCCGGCGGCGGGGATTTTATCCTCCGCATTGAGGACACGGACCGCGAACGCTATGTGGAAGGCGCGCTGGACGTAATTTACCATACGCTCGACCAGGTCGGCCTGAAGCACGACGAGGGTCCGGATGTCGGCGGCGGCTACGGCCCCTATGTGCAGAGCGAGCGGAAGGAACTGTACCGGAAGTATGCGGAGCGGCTTGTGTCCGAGGGAAAGGCTTACCGTTGCTTCTGTTCCAAGGAACGCCTGGAGTCCCTGCACGAATCCAAGGAGGAAAACGGCGGCGGCTATGACCGGCACTGCAGAAATCTTCCGGAGGAGGAGGTACAGCGGCTTCTTGCCGCCGGCACGCCCTATGTCATCCGGCAGAAAATGCCGTTCGAAGGCTCCACCACCTTCCATGATGTGGTTTACGGTCCGATCACGATCGAAAACGAGGAGCTGGAGGATCAGATCCTCTTAAAATCCGACGGTTACCCGACCTATAATTTTGCGAACGTCGTCGACGATCACCTCATGGAAATCACCCACGTCGTGCGCGGAAGCGAATATCTCTCATCCACGCCGAAATATAATCTCCTTTACGAGGCGTTTGGCTGGGAGGTGCCGACTTATGTGCATCTGCCGCTGATTATGGGCAAAAACGCGGACGGAAGCGTGTCCAAGCTCTCGAAGCGGCACGGTTCCACGGGCTTTCAGGATCTGGTTGAGGAAGGCTATCTTCCCAGGGCGATTGTCAACTACATAGCCCTGCTCGGCTGGTGCCCGAAAGATAACCGGGAACTGTTCACGCTGGAGGAACTGGCAGAAAATTTCTCGATCGACGGGATCAGCAAATCGCCGGCCGTGTTCGATTACGATAAGCTGTTGTGGTTTAACGGGGAAATCATCCGCGCCATGCCGCAGGAGGAATTCCTCGAAAACGCGATGCCGTATTTCCGCAGTCTGTTCCCGCAGGGAGATTACCGTTGGGACGTTTTGGCGGGCGTGCTGCAGCCCCGCGTGACAAAGTTCAGCGAGATTCCCGGAATGATCGGTTTTTTAAAGGAACAGCCGGATTATCCGGCAGATTATTTTATCAATAAGAAAAGCAAAACCAACCTGGAAAACTCGGCGGAGATGCTGACAGCCGCCGTCCGGACGCTGGAGTCGCTGGACGGATGGTCGGCCGAGGCGATTCACGACGCGCTGATCGGGCTTGCGCAGCAGCTTGGAGTGAAAAACGGCACGCTGCTTTGGCCCGTGCGCATCGCGGCGGCCGGAGCCCTGGTGACCCCGGGCGGAGCGATCGAGATCCTGTGCTTCCTCGGCAGGGAAGAGTCGCTGCGCCGCCTGGACGCGGGTCTGGAAAAACTGAACAAGGAGTCGGCATGA